CATCATATTTCGGAAGAGACGCCAACTTTCCAACAACACCTAGAAGCCAGAGAGTCGCAAGATAAGGCTGAATTAACGTTAAAAAAAGTTGTCGGTAAATATTGGCAGCATATTTTAATTTGTGCGGGATTGGTTATTGTAACAAATGTCTCGTTTTATCTGTTGCTAACGTATATGCCGAGCTATTTAGCACATAATTTGAATTATGATACTGAACAAGGTTTGCTTATTATTATTGCGATTATGGTCGGTATGTTAATTATTCAACCTATTATCGGGTTATTAAGTGACAAGGTGGGTCGTAGACCTTTCATTTTAATTGGAAGTATTGGTTTATTGCTATTATCTTATCCTGCATTTATGTTAATTAATAGCCAACAAATACCTTTGGTTTTTTTAGGCGTATTTATTTTGGCCATGTTTATCAACTGTTTTACTGGGATCATTACCTCAATATTACCCGCAATGTTTCCAACTAATATTCGCTATAGCGCTATTGCAAGCATTTTCAATGTTGCCATTATTATTGCAGGGGTAACACCAACATTTGTGGCCTGGCTTGTTGAATCAAGTGGTAACTTATATATGCCCGCTTACTATTTAATGTTAGCAGGATTCATTGGTGTGATTACTGGGCTTGCTATGCATGAAACTGCAAATAAACCTTTACACGGCACTAATCCAACCGCAGCCAATCGAGACGAAGCGCAATCACTTCTATCTGAACATTTTGATTCCATTGAAGAGGAAGTTGAAGATATCGATGAGCAGATCGAGGCGCTACAAAATAAGCGACAAGAACTTGTCGATCAACATCCTAAATTGGATTAGTTAACTTTTTCCATTGCCTAAAATTAGTTTAATAAAGTTGAGGAAAGGGGGCTAAAGCTATTAAGCGCCCAACCTTTTACTGACTATTGGCTAAAATTGTTTAATATAAAATTATATTTTATACTGGATCGTTTTTTTAACTTAGTAGTAACGGCAAAGGAATGTTTAAAGTCACTTTTGAACAATTTATTTATTTAAGGATTGTGGAATTAATCTTCGTATTGTTTTTTATAATGATTAATATACTCAATACTTTTGATGCCTATTTAAAAAAAAGAGAAAGTCAAAAGCGAAAGACGCCGAAAAAAATATTCAAAACCGATATTCCATTAATTAAGTCTGTACAAGAATTTAAAAAATTAAAAAAGAGTAAATATCAACGCCACAAATTTAGTTTTCTGTGGAAGTGTTTCTATCGAATAAAGGATTTCTTTAGAAAAAAAAGTTGAGGAGCGGGGTTTTTGAAATATTAAAATCGCTCATTTTTATATCTTTTCTAATATCAAACCGTGGTCATTTTATATAACTTTTTTTATTCTAAACAAGTCTATTCTTAACTGGCTGTTCATCATTTTTTTATAAGCATGTTATTGAAAATTTATTCTAAAAACGTTGACTTTTTGGTCTGCAAAATAGGTTAACTATTTTTCCCTTTTTTTTGATTATTTTTAGCTTTTTGTGTCAGTTTTGATATTTAGCGCTATAAAGTTTACTCCCCTCTTTTCAATAGATTATATTGGTTATAATATATCCAAAATTGGTTGAATTTACTTATAATAATTCAAAGAAGGGAAGATAAAATGGTTGCAAATAGTACATCAGATCTGATAACAAAATTAAAAAATATTGTTGGTGATAAATATACCTTAACTGATCCAAATCGGACTTTACCTTATCGCCAAGGTGCACGTTTTGGGGTGGGAGATGCATTAGCTGTTGTTATCCCTGGCACGCTTTTAGAACAGTGGGAAGTTTTAAAGGCTTGTGTTGAGGCGGATGTGATTGTCATTACACAGTCTGCCAATACGGGGTTGACTGGTGGTTCTACTCCTGATGGTAATGATTATGACCGGCCAATTGTTATTGTTAGTACTCGTCGATTAGATGGTATTCAAGTGATTGAAAATGGTGATCAGGTGGTCTGTTTACCGGGTAGTACGTTATTCCATTTAGAAAAAGAGTTAAAAAAATATCACCGTGGTCCTCATTCTGTGATTGGCTCGTCTTGTATAGGTGCTTCGGTTTTAGGTGGCGTTTGCAACAATTCTGGCGGTGCTTTGATTCAACGTGGTCCTGCTTATACGCAAATGGCGGTATTTGCCCAGTTGGATGAGCAAGGTCAGCTACATTTAGTCAACCATTTAGGGATTGAATTGGGTGACACACCAGAAGCAATTTTAGAAAATTTACAAAAACGTGCTTATACCG
This Gilliamella sp. ESL0443 DNA region includes the following protein-coding sequences:
- the proP gene encoding glycine betaine/L-proline transporter ProP, with translation MAQSNNKPLDIDDIPIINDNQLKKATWASAFSNAIEWYDFGVYSFVAYIIGQVFFPHVSPSVQIIAALSTFSIPFFVRPLGGIIFGLIGDNIGRQKVLSITLVIMSLSTFCIGLIPTYETIGITSPVLLLIVKLAQGFSIGGEYSGSATVVAEYSPDRKRGFIGGWLDFGSMVGFIIGAGLVVFLSMLLSQSALFSWGWRIPFLIALPLGIISFILHHISEETPTFQQHLEARESQDKAELTLKKVVGKYWQHILICAGLVIVTNVSFYLLLTYMPSYLAHNLNYDTEQGLLIIIAIMVGMLIIQPIIGLLSDKVGRRPFILIGSIGLLLLSYPAFMLINSQQIPLVFLGVFILAMFINCFTGIITSILPAMFPTNIRYSAIASIFNVAIIIAGVTPTFVAWLVESSGNLYMPAYYLMLAGFIGVITGLAMHETANKPLHGTNPTAANRDEAQSLLSEHFDSIEEEVEDIDEQIEALQNKRQELVDQHPKLD